Proteins from a genomic interval of Musa acuminata AAA Group cultivar baxijiao chromosome BXJ1-9, Cavendish_Baxijiao_AAA, whole genome shotgun sequence:
- the LOC135593288 gene encoding octanoyltransferase LIP2, mitochondrial-like: MVDIVDHYICFLFQLKIHHMRLQRSLEACKFGIINYFDALKLQERLASDRKSGKILDTILSLQHPPTYTLGKRRTDHNLLVSGADLKTMGAELHYTERGGDITFHGPRQAILYPIVSLRDVGCGARNYVEGLESVMIEVASFYGVNAHAGKTGETGVWVGDRKIGAIGVRISSGITSHGLAFNIDPDLSYFKHIVPCGIPDKGVTSLKRETEMELPPDEVIHEQLVHCFAKVFRFSDIQWKTQ, encoded by the coding sequence ATGGTCGATATTGTTGATCATTATATTTGTTTTCTATTTCAACTAAAGATACACCATATGAGACTACAGAGGAGCCTCGAGGCCTGTAAGTTTGGAATTATTAATTATTTCGATGCACTTAAGCTCCAAGAAAGGCTTGCTTCTGATAGAAAATCCGGTAAAATTCTGGATACTATCCTATCCCTTCAGCATCCACCAACATATACACTTGGAAAAAGGCGAACAGATCATAACTTATTGGTGTCTGGGGCTGATCTTAAAACCATGGGTGCTGAGCTTCACTACACAGAAAGAGGTGGTGACATCACATTTCACGGACCAAGGCAAGCTATTCTTTATCCCATTGTTTCTCTGAGAGATGTTGGATGTGGTGCAAGGAATTATGTTGAAGGGCTGGAGTCAGTGATGATAGAAGTAGCTTCCTTCTATGGTGTCAACGCCCATGCGGGGAAAACAGGTGAGACAGGGGTGTGGGTTGGTGACCGAAAAATTGGTGCAATTGGTGTTCGAATAAGTTCAGGCATCACTTCACATGGATTGGCCTTCAATATTGATCCTGATCTGAGCTACTTCAAGCATATTGTGCCTTGTGGAATTCCGGACAAAGGTGTTACATCCTTAAAAAGAGAGACAGAGATGGAATTACCACCTGATGAAGTGATCCATGAGCAGCTGGTTCACTGCTTTGCGAAGGTATTTAGATTCAGTGACATCCAATGGAAAACACAATGA
- the LOC103998198 gene encoding uncharacterized protein LOC103998198 isoform X1 — translation MGGFRAMEITLRHAHFCLRCSELSSPSYPLLLRGSSFRRVRLIARRNLAVSISKSSFPESEVAREDVLQMFLKDRQLNGDFISKVSDILWSKENIEFAELETNTMKEDNQYHEEVVETDNNSGFLKLTRTREWVSGQSIAPANKKEVAKNWQNESEKRKKLNLLKYEALKRELLVLTIGVGAACGVYCLVVFSFQAAFSYASGVLFSCLYLQLLYNHADNLSREAIPEIFMQKKMKRIGIRSEDLKNVLEKTLSGTAVALSSPRLVIPAAIYGLWAFSQHFPNGYFDFELVPGMFGFFAYKAAALIQVYRDNEDLHLIFPDEEAESS, via the exons ATGGGAGGCTTTAGGGCCATGGAGATTACCCTGAGACATGCCCACTTTTGCCTCAGATGCTCCGAGCTTAGCAGCCCCTCATACCCCCTTCTGCTGAGAGGCTCATCGTTCCGTCGAGTTCGTCTTATTGCTAGGAGAAATCTTGCTGTGTCAATCTCCAAGAGTTCCTTTCCAG AAAGTGAAGTTGCTCGAGAAGATGTGTTGCAGATGTTTTTGAAGGACAGACAATTAAATGGAGATTTTATATCTAAAGTTTCAGACATTCTATGGAGCAAGGAAAATATTGAATTTGCTGAATTGGAAACGAACACCATGAAGGAAGATAATCAGTATCATGAAGAG GTGGTAGAGACTGACAACAATAGTGGGTTTTTGAAGCTTACAAGAACCAGAGAGTGGGTTTCTGGACAAAGTATTGCACCGgctaacaagaaagaagtagctaAG AATTGGCAGAATGAAAGCGAGAAGCGAAAGAAACTCAACCTTCTAAAATATGAAGCG CTTAAGAGGGAACTACTGGTTTTGACAATAGGAGTTGGAGCAGCCTGCGGTGTGTATTGTTTGGTCGTCTTTTCTTTCCAG GCTGCTTTTAGTTATGCTTCTGGAGTCCTCTTCAG TTGCTTGTACCTTCAGCTTTTGTATAATCATGCAGACAACTTGTCAAGGGAAGCTATTCCTGAGATCTTTATGCAGAAGAAAATGAAAAG AATTGGAATAAGAAGCGAGGACTTAAAGAATGTTTTGGAGAAGACATTGAGTGGAACTGCTGTTGCACTTTCTTCTCCCAGGCTTGTAATTCCTGCCGCAATATATGGATTATGGGCCTTCTCACAACATTTTCCCAATGGTTATTTTGATTTTGAG CTCGTTCCAGGGATGTTTGGGTTTTTTGCATATAAAGCTGCAGCATTGATTCAAGTATACAGAGATAACGAGGACCTGCACTTGATATTTCCAGATGAAGAGGCAGAAAGTAGCTGA
- the LOC103998198 gene encoding uncharacterized protein LOC103998198 isoform X2 encodes MGGFRAMEITLRHAHFCLRCSELSSPSYPLLLRGSSFRRVRLIARRNLAVSISKSSFPESEVAREDVLQMFLKDRQLNGDFISKVSDILWSKENIEFAELETNTMKEDNQYHEEVVETDNNSGFLKLTRTREWVSGQSIAPANKKEVAKNWQNESEKRKKLNLLKYEALKRELLVLTIGVGAACGVYCLVVFSFQAAFSYASGVLFSCLYLQLLYNHADNLSREAIPEIFMQKKMKRLVIPAAIYGLWAFSQHFPNGYFDFELVPGMFGFFAYKAAALIQVYRDNEDLHLIFPDEEAESS; translated from the exons ATGGGAGGCTTTAGGGCCATGGAGATTACCCTGAGACATGCCCACTTTTGCCTCAGATGCTCCGAGCTTAGCAGCCCCTCATACCCCCTTCTGCTGAGAGGCTCATCGTTCCGTCGAGTTCGTCTTATTGCTAGGAGAAATCTTGCTGTGTCAATCTCCAAGAGTTCCTTTCCAG AAAGTGAAGTTGCTCGAGAAGATGTGTTGCAGATGTTTTTGAAGGACAGACAATTAAATGGAGATTTTATATCTAAAGTTTCAGACATTCTATGGAGCAAGGAAAATATTGAATTTGCTGAATTGGAAACGAACACCATGAAGGAAGATAATCAGTATCATGAAGAG GTGGTAGAGACTGACAACAATAGTGGGTTTTTGAAGCTTACAAGAACCAGAGAGTGGGTTTCTGGACAAAGTATTGCACCGgctaacaagaaagaagtagctaAG AATTGGCAGAATGAAAGCGAGAAGCGAAAGAAACTCAACCTTCTAAAATATGAAGCG CTTAAGAGGGAACTACTGGTTTTGACAATAGGAGTTGGAGCAGCCTGCGGTGTGTATTGTTTGGTCGTCTTTTCTTTCCAG GCTGCTTTTAGTTATGCTTCTGGAGTCCTCTTCAG TTGCTTGTACCTTCAGCTTTTGTATAATCATGCAGACAACTTGTCAAGGGAAGCTATTCCTGAGATCTTTATGCAGAAGAAAATGAAAAG GCTTGTAATTCCTGCCGCAATATATGGATTATGGGCCTTCTCACAACATTTTCCCAATGGTTATTTTGATTTTGAG CTCGTTCCAGGGATGTTTGGGTTTTTTGCATATAAAGCTGCAGCATTGATTCAAGTATACAGAGATAACGAGGACCTGCACTTGATATTTCCAGATGAAGAGGCAGAAAGTAGCTGA
- the LOC103998197 gene encoding ADP-ribosylation factor 1, with product MGLTFAKLFSRLFAKKEMRILMVGLDAAGKTTILYKLKLGEIVTTIPTIGFNVETVEYKNISFTVWDVGGQDKIRPLWRHYFQNTQGLIFVVDSNDRDRVVEARDELHRMLNEDELRDAVLLVFANKQDLPNAMNAAEITDKLGLHSLRQRHWYIQSTCATSGEGLYEGLDWLSNNIASKA from the exons ATGGGGCTCACGTTCGCGAAGCTCTTCAGCCGCCTCTTTGCGAAGAAGGAAATGCGGATCCTGATGGTTGGGCTTGACGCGGCGGGTAAGACAACCATCCTGTATAAGCTGAAGCTCGGGGAGATCGTCACCACCATACCCACCATCG GATTCAATGTGGAGACTGTAgagtataaaaatattagcttcaCTGTCTGGGATGTTGGTGGCCAGGACAAG ATCAGACCTTTATGGAGGCATTACTTCCAGAACACACAGGGTCTTATTTTTGTTGTTGACAGCAATGACAGAGATCGCGTAGTTGAGGCAAGGGATGAACTTCACAGGATGCTTAATGAG GATGAGTTGCGCGATGCTGTCTTGCTCGTGTTTGCAAACAAACAAGATCTGCCAAATGCTATGAATGCTGCTGAAATCACTGATAAGCTTGGCCTGCATTCCCTGCGTCAACGGCATTG GTACATACAGAGCACTTGTGCCACATCCGGTGAGGGTTTATACGAGGGGCTTGATTGGTTGTCCAACAACATAGCTAGCAAG GCTTAA
- the LOC103998257 gene encoding LOW QUALITY PROTEIN: embryonic protein DC-8-like (The sequence of the model RefSeq protein was modified relative to this genomic sequence to represent the inferred CDS: deleted 1 base in 1 codon), giving the protein MSVRQETREERAEAAARKAADELAAIRSERGRQREAEDEREESLRLHKDYGLQGGEERRGGVLESIKEGTKSLFGVITGRTQEAAEKTAEKAGETKDATVQKARAVKDSASQKAGETKDETVETARETKDSAAEKAREMKDKTMGKAGGYKDYVADKAKEAKDATAEKTRKYKESAEVREREAKDTAAEKAREHKGSAEEKARQAAEKTRETKDMVAEKTKGTTESAKQKMEEYKDAAADAARKARDYLAGTGEVTKERLAEAEEKAEQKMEEAKRKEEQSRREEESRQWTEEYVIVLHGEIGLFRSHLRLTDFLNVQGQRGGGGGLFGAIGSMAESIKEKLSVSKDETEPKEEERLTVVCATVRDAEGGDDDVPLRVKEADQSSGQGFNDVGKMGEEGTGPPSLRLSRHGDK; this is encoded by the exons ATGTCGGTGAGGCAAGAGACACGAGAAGAGCGAGCTGAGGCCGCCGCGAGAAAGGCCGCTGACGAGCTCGCGGCCATCCGGAGCGAACGCGGGAGACAACGGGAGGCTGAGGACGAGCGCGAGGAAAGCCTCCGCCTGCACAAGGACTACGGGCTGCAGGGCGGCGAGGAGCGGCGTGGCGGCGTCCTCGAGAGCATCAAGGAGGGTACCAAGTCCCTCTTCGGAGTCATAACCGGCCGGACGCAGGAGGCGGCCGAGAAGACCGCGGAGAAAGCAGGGGAGACCAAGGATGCCACCGTGCAGAAGGCAAGGGCGGTCAAGGACTCCGCTTCGCAGAAGGCGGGGGAGACGAAGGACGAGACGGTGGAGACAGCAAGAGAGACCAAGGACTCTGCGGCGGAGAAGGCAAGGGAGATGAAGGATAAGACCATGGGGAAGGCGGGGGGTTACAAAGACTACGTAGCAGACAAGGCGAAGGAGGCGAAGGACGCTACAGCGGAGAAGACGAGGAAGTACAAGGAGTCAGCGGAGGTGCGGGAGAGGGAGGCGAAAGACACTGCAGCAGAGAAGGCTAGGGAGCACAAAGGGTCGGCGGAGGAGAAGGCGAGGCAAGCTGCGGAGAAGACCAGGGAAACCAAGGACATGGTCGCTGAGAAGACGAAGGGAACGACAGAATCAGCCAAGCAGAAGATGGAGGAGTACAAGGATGCAGCAGCTGACGCGGCTCGCAAGGCCAGAGACTACTTGGCCGGGACAGGAGAAGTAACAAAG GAGAGGTTGGCGGAGGCAGAGGAGAAGGCGGAACAGAAGATGGAAGAGGCCAAGCGAAAGGAGGAGCAAAGTCGAAGGGAGGAAGAGAGTAGGCAGTGGACTGAGGAGTATGTCATTGTTCTACATGGTGAGATTGGTCTCTTTCGATCTCATTTAAGATTGACAGATTTCTTGAATGTGCAGGGGCAAAGAGGC GGGGGAGGGGGTTTATTTGGTGCGATAGGGAGCATGGCAGAGTCGATAAAGGAGAAGCTGAGCGTCTCCAAGGATGAGACTGAGCCCAAGGAGGAGGAGAGACTGACGGTAGTGTGTGCAACGGTAAGGGATGCCGAGGGCGGCGACGACGATGTACCGCTGCGGGTAAAGGAGGCGGACCAGTCGAGCGGGCAAGGGTTCAACGACGTGGGGAAGATGGGAGAGGAGGGAACGGGGCCGCCATCGCTTCGCCTCAGCCGCCATGGTGATAAGTGA